Proteins encoded in a region of the Antedon mediterranea chromosome 2, ecAntMedi1.1, whole genome shotgun sequence genome:
- the LOC140039521 gene encoding uncharacterized protein encodes MFWMWSVSLVLLWTDTSNGNTNPIQCYSCSKCDDCSKAPLITCFNDQDVCAIVATWDGNLYNPLKIAKQCDAKSHCPPDFIDTNETYCDVTADGVRCISCCTGSGCNDGALGDFPIPPPMTPIQKYKFDDCGDSTNCEISANVVDNVINVNKFCDKPLTNGYAELERDNDKCNIQNDSDMCVTCCETNCFKSTSDSQRTSCNLLLIVMLGFFSLLLIRR; translated from the exons atgTTCTGGATGTGGAGTGTGAGTTTGGTTCTATTATGGACCGACACATCAAATG GAAACACAAATCCCATTCAATGCTATTCATGTTCCAAGTGTGATGACTGTTCAAAAGCACCTCTAATAACGTGTTTTAACGACCAGGATGTATGTGCAATTGTGGCCACATGGGACG GTAATTTATACAATCCACTAAAAATTGCCAAACAATGCGACGCCAAAAGTCACTGTCCACCGGATTTTATCGACACCAATGAAACGTACTGTGACGTCACAGCCGACGGTGTTAGGTGCATAAGTTGCTGCACTGGTTCTGGGTGCAATGACGGGGCTTTAGGAGATTTTCCCATTCCACCTCCGATGACACCAATACAAAAGTACAAGTTTGACGATTGTGGAGATTCcacaaattgtgaaatttcAGCTAACG TGGTGGATAATGTAATCAACGTCAACAAATTTTGTGATAAACCTTTGACAAACGGATATGCAGAACTTGAAAGGGACAATGACAAATGTAACATACAAAATGACAGTGATATGTGTGTAACTTGTTGtgaaacaaattgttttaagTCTACAAGCGATAGTCAACGAACTTCTTGCAATTTACTATTAATCGTTATGTTAGGATTTTTTAGTTTGCTGCTGATTCGGAGGTAA